One stretch of Deltaproteobacteria bacterium DNA includes these proteins:
- a CDS encoding acetyl-CoA C-acetyltransferase gives MHKPVIVAATRTAIGTFGGTLAQTPAPELAAIVIREALRRAGNVPGDQVDEVILGNVLAAGLGLNPARVAYLKAGIPKEVPGYTINKACGSGLKAVALAAQSVASGDAEIVVAGGMENMSAAPYLLTKARTGYRMGHDQIIDSMINDGLTCPITFTHMGITAENVATKYEIPRAEQDEFAIESQAKTAAAIKGGKFKEEIVAVEIPAKKGDPIKFETDEHPRESAPDKVAALKPAFKKDGSVTAASASGINDGAAAVVVMSEERAKKLGLPVLARIRAAAAAGVDPAIMGMGPWPASEKALKKAGLRKEEIDLWELNEAFAAQSLGVLRELRIPKNRVNVNGGAIALGHPIGASGARILVTLIHAMKDRDAKLGLASLCIGGGQGIAMIIER, from the coding sequence ATGCACAAGCCCGTGATCGTCGCCGCCACTCGTACGGCCATCGGAACGTTCGGCGGAACCCTCGCCCAGACCCCCGCGCCCGAGCTCGCCGCGATCGTCATCCGCGAGGCGCTGCGCCGCGCCGGAAACGTCCCGGGCGACCAGGTCGACGAGGTCATCCTCGGGAACGTGCTCGCCGCCGGCCTCGGCTTGAACCCGGCCCGCGTCGCGTACCTGAAGGCGGGCATTCCGAAGGAGGTTCCGGGGTACACCATCAACAAGGCGTGCGGCTCGGGGCTGAAGGCGGTCGCGCTCGCGGCCCAGTCGGTCGCCTCGGGCGACGCCGAGATCGTCGTCGCGGGCGGCATGGAGAACATGAGCGCCGCCCCCTACCTCCTCACCAAGGCGCGCACCGGCTACCGCATGGGCCACGACCAGATCATCGACTCGATGATCAACGACGGCCTCACCTGTCCGATCACCTTCACCCACATGGGCATCACCGCCGAGAACGTCGCGACCAAGTACGAGATCCCGCGCGCCGAGCAGGACGAGTTCGCGATCGAGAGCCAGGCGAAGACCGCGGCGGCGATCAAGGGGGGCAAGTTCAAGGAGGAGATCGTCGCGGTCGAGATCCCGGCGAAGAAGGGCGATCCCATCAAGTTCGAGACCGACGAGCACCCGCGCGAGAGCGCGCCGGACAAGGTCGCGGCGCTGAAGCCCGCGTTCAAGAAGGACGGCTCCGTCACGGCGGCGAGCGCCTCGGGCATCAACGACGGCGCGGCGGCGGTCGTGGTCATGTCGGAGGAGCGCGCGAAGAAGCTCGGCCTTCCCGTCCTCGCGCGCATCCGCGCCGCCGCAGCGGCGGGCGTCGACCCGGCCATCATGGGCATGGGTCCCTGGCCGGCCTCCGAGAAGGCGCTCAAGAAGGCCGGGCTCCGCAAGGAGGAGATCGACCTCTGGGAGCTGAACGAGGCCTTCGCCGCGCAGTCGCTCGGCGTGCTCCGCGAGCTCCGCATTCCGAAGAACCGCGTCAACGTGAACGGCGGCGCGATCGCCCTCGGTCACCCGATCGGCGCGAGCGGCGCCCGCATCCTCGTCACCCTGATCCACGCCATGAAGGACCGCGACGCGAAGCTCGGCCTCGCGTCGCTCTGCATCGGCGGCGGGCAGGGCATCGCGATGATCATCGAGCGCTGA
- a CDS encoding cobalamin-binding protein, whose translation MTDDLGREVALPEAPRRIVSLVPSLTETLFALGAGPALVGVTRWCEEPAREVAALPKVGGTKNPDVEAIAALAPDVVVLNAEENRREDFTALTDLGIACFVTEPKTIHDGIRLIARLGALVGRIDAGAAIAAEQERRVRALVAAVAGRPPARYFCPIWRKPWMSFNADTYAHDMLRAAGGANVCAAARERYPTVTLAEIAAAAPEVVLLPDEPYRFTEKDRPALAPLAGTPAFRLGRVHFVDGKALAWYGPRIADGLTRFAAIFSDAR comes from the coding sequence GTGACGGACGATCTCGGTCGCGAGGTGGCGCTGCCGGAAGCGCCACGACGGATCGTGTCGCTCGTCCCGAGCCTCACGGAGACGCTCTTCGCGCTTGGCGCGGGGCCGGCGCTCGTCGGCGTCACGCGCTGGTGCGAGGAGCCGGCGCGCGAGGTCGCGGCGTTGCCGAAGGTCGGGGGGACCAAGAACCCCGACGTCGAGGCGATCGCGGCGCTCGCGCCGGACGTCGTCGTCCTGAACGCCGAGGAGAACCGCCGCGAGGACTTCACCGCCCTCACCGACCTCGGGATCGCGTGCTTCGTCACCGAGCCGAAGACGATCCACGACGGCATCCGTCTGATCGCGCGGTTGGGCGCGCTCGTCGGGCGCATCGACGCCGGCGCGGCGATCGCCGCCGAGCAGGAGCGCCGGGTGCGCGCGCTCGTCGCCGCGGTCGCGGGTCGGCCGCCGGCACGCTACTTCTGCCCGATCTGGCGAAAACCCTGGATGTCGTTCAACGCCGACACCTACGCGCACGACATGCTGCGGGCCGCCGGCGGCGCGAACGTGTGCGCGGCGGCGCGCGAGCGGTACCCGACCGTGACGCTGGCGGAGATCGCCGCGGCGGCGCCCGAGGTCGTGTTGTTGCCCGACGAGCCCTACCGCTTCACCGAGAAGGACCGTCCGGCGCTGGCGCCACTCGCCGGCACGCCGGCGTTCCGGCTCGGCCGCGTACACTTCGTCGACGGGAAGGCGCTCGCGTGGTACGGGCCGCGCATCGCCGACGGTCTCACACGTTTCGCGGCGATCTTTTCCGATGCACGCTGA
- a CDS encoding FAD-dependent monooxygenase: MERRDVVIVGGGPAGSATALFLLRHDPALAGRILLLEKARHPRPKVCAGGLIPHALQCLDELGVGLSVPHVMVDRARVEAPADRVEVEGARFCAVVRRDELDASLLAAVRARGVEVREEEKVVALGRVAAGVEVATTRATYVAPIVVGADGSGSLVRRRLVDASGRREEVARAVMADVPVGPGASRWDGHARARYDFDFRAVPRGLAGYAWAFPCLIDGAPHVNAGVYAWRRTRIDVRALLRELQAELGGAPIRHQAAPIRCYGKAPFVAPHVLLVGDAAGVEPLMGEGISFALEYGRWAAAEVAAALGARDYAFAASEARFRRDWVGRKLHRLGQAATMFYGPGARLWLGIAARWRGAQEVGLRWYNGVEGWDRRTGWDAFTTAVRWSIAHALRA; encoded by the coding sequence GTGGAGCGCCGGGACGTTGTCATCGTCGGAGGGGGACCGGCCGGATCCGCGACGGCGCTCTTCCTCCTGCGTCATGATCCCGCCCTCGCCGGACGGATCCTCCTCCTCGAGAAGGCGCGCCACCCGCGTCCGAAGGTCTGCGCCGGCGGCCTCATCCCGCACGCGCTCCAGTGTCTCGACGAGCTCGGCGTCGGCCTCAGCGTTCCGCACGTCATGGTCGACCGCGCCCGCGTGGAGGCGCCGGCCGATCGCGTCGAGGTCGAAGGGGCGCGTTTCTGCGCGGTGGTCCGCCGGGACGAGCTCGACGCCTCGCTGCTCGCCGCCGTGCGCGCGCGCGGGGTCGAGGTGCGCGAGGAGGAGAAGGTCGTGGCGCTCGGGCGCGTCGCGGCCGGCGTCGAGGTGGCGACGACGCGCGCCACGTACGTCGCCCCGATCGTCGTCGGCGCGGACGGCTCCGGAAGCCTGGTGCGGCGCCGCCTCGTCGACGCGTCGGGGCGGCGCGAGGAGGTCGCGCGCGCGGTCATGGCCGACGTGCCGGTTGGCCCGGGCGCGAGCCGGTGGGACGGCCACGCGCGCGCCCGCTACGACTTCGACTTCCGCGCCGTGCCCCGCGGGCTCGCCGGGTACGCGTGGGCGTTCCCCTGCCTCATCGACGGCGCGCCGCACGTGAACGCGGGCGTCTACGCGTGGCGGCGGACGCGGATCGATGTGCGGGCGCTCCTGCGCGAGCTGCAAGCCGAGCTCGGAGGCGCGCCGATCCGGCACCAGGCGGCGCCGATCCGTTGCTACGGCAAGGCGCCGTTCGTGGCGCCGCACGTGCTCCTGGTGGGTGATGCGGCGGGCGTCGAGCCGCTCATGGGGGAGGGCATCTCGTTCGCGCTCGAGTACGGCCGGTGGGCGGCGGCGGAGGTCGCGGCAGCGCTCGGCGCCCGGGACTACGCCTTCGCGGCGTCCGAGGCGCGCTTCCGGCGCGACTGGGTCGGGCGAAAGCTCCACCGGCTCGGGCAGGCGGCGACCATGTTCTACGGACCCGGCGCGCGTCTCTGGCTCGGGATCGCGGCCCGCTGGCGGGGAGCCCAGGAGGTCGGGCTCCGCTGGTACAACGGCGTCGAAGGATGGGATCGCCGCACCGGATGGGACGCCTTCACTACGGCGGTGCGGTGGTCGATCGCGCACGCCCTCCGCGCCTAA
- a CDS encoding HAD family hydrolase — MAVAAFFDIDGTLIAKNTGPLYMKFLRQRGEIRRRDAARTVYLFLRYKLGLLDIERAAASSSGWIRGRSEEAVARHCRVWYRDMVRQYLQPTLVRRVREHREAGHVVALLSSSTPYLATPLAEDLGIEHMLVSRLVIEDGRFTGEVHRPICYGAGKIHWARRFAEEHGIDLAASWFYTDSVTDLPMLEIVGHPEIVNPDPRLRRQARRRGWPVMHVSVRDAPEEASAGP; from the coding sequence GTGGCGGTCGCGGCGTTCTTCGACATCGACGGCACGTTGATCGCGAAGAACACCGGACCGCTGTACATGAAGTTCCTCCGCCAGCGCGGGGAGATACGGCGGCGCGATGCGGCACGGACCGTCTACCTCTTCCTCCGCTACAAGCTCGGGCTCCTCGACATCGAGCGCGCGGCGGCGAGCTCGAGCGGGTGGATCCGCGGACGCAGCGAAGAGGCGGTCGCCCGGCACTGCCGCGTGTGGTACCGCGACATGGTGCGCCAGTACCTGCAGCCGACGCTGGTGCGACGCGTGCGCGAGCATCGCGAGGCGGGACACGTCGTGGCGTTGCTCTCGAGCTCGACGCCGTACCTCGCGACGCCGCTGGCCGAGGATCTCGGCATCGAACACATGCTGGTGTCGCGTCTGGTGATCGAGGACGGCCGCTTCACGGGTGAGGTCCATCGGCCCATCTGCTACGGCGCCGGCAAGATCCACTGGGCGCGGCGGTTCGCCGAGGAGCACGGGATCGATCTCGCCGCGAGCTGGTTCTATACGGATTCGGTGACGGATCTCCCGATGCTCGAGATCGTCGGGCATCCCGAGATCGTGAATCCCGATCCGCGCCTCCGCCGTCAGGCGCGCAGGCGCGGTTGGCCCGTCATGCACGTGAGCGTGCGCGACGCGCCGGAGGAGGCGAGCGCGGGACCATGA